Proteins encoded within one genomic window of Micromonospora halotolerans:
- a CDS encoding lysophospholipid acyltransferase family protein — protein MTGTPPLYALAQHSIGRYLRHSWRPTVTGLGHLPDSGGAILAANHLSIADQLFLGILTPRHIAFWAKAEYFRSPGPRGYLTRQVVTGMGAIPVERAGGRAVLSAFDAAVPVLRSGGLVAVFPEGTRSPDGRLYRGRTGAVRLAHQAGVPIIPVGIRGTDRVRPPGARLPRRHPISVTFGPAIPVHIEAPADIRRLTDTLMATIQSLTFQDYVQHYART, from the coding sequence ATGACCGGCACCCCACCCCTGTACGCGCTCGCCCAGCACAGCATCGGCCGATACCTCCGCCACTCCTGGCGTCCCACCGTCACGGGCCTCGGTCACCTCCCCGACTCCGGGGGCGCGATCCTGGCCGCCAACCACCTGTCGATCGCCGACCAGTTGTTCCTCGGAATCCTGACGCCCCGGCACATCGCCTTCTGGGCCAAGGCCGAATACTTCCGCTCCCCCGGACCCCGCGGCTATCTCACCCGGCAGGTCGTCACCGGCATGGGCGCCATCCCGGTCGAGCGGGCCGGCGGTCGGGCGGTCCTCTCGGCGTTCGACGCCGCCGTCCCCGTACTCCGTTCCGGCGGCCTGGTGGCCGTCTTCCCCGAGGGCACGCGTTCCCCCGACGGCCGCCTCTACCGTGGCCGTACCGGCGCAGTCCGCCTCGCGCACCAGGCCGGCGTCCCCATCATCCCGGTCGGCATCCGCGGCACCGACCGCGTACGTCCGCCCGGCGCGCGCCTTCCCCGGCGCCACCCGATCAGCGTCACCTTCGGACCAGCCATCCCAGTGCACATCGAGGCGCCGGCGGACATCCGCCGGCTCACCGACACCCTGATGGCCACCATCCAGTCCCTCACCTTCCAGGACTACGTGCAGCACTACGCCCGGACTTGA
- a CDS encoding SMI1/KNR4 family protein has translation MQYEDRTLPPALAAAHAEGFSVDHDGHDFEPYDEFMWSVETLEWWQSWTGNPTADIAPFRVFGQDGSGGLAAFWIRVPDAPIETQPIVFLGSEGELSVIARNLGDYLWLLANGVGPLETVDGIHRTTTPVPALTVRTALHRRHAPAHRTGDRRSPSRVLRADNTVRRDRAVAAGRTPFTGSVSRGGGEHMVGRGELPSWLDRR, from the coding sequence GTGCAGTACGAGGACCGTACGCTTCCGCCCGCGCTGGCTGCAGCCCACGCTGAAGGCTTCTCCGTCGACCATGACGGTCACGACTTCGAGCCGTACGACGAGTTCATGTGGTCCGTCGAGACGCTTGAGTGGTGGCAATCCTGGACTGGCAACCCGACGGCCGACATCGCGCCGTTCCGAGTCTTCGGGCAAGATGGGTCCGGCGGTCTGGCTGCCTTCTGGATCCGCGTGCCTGACGCCCCGATCGAGACCCAACCGATCGTGTTCCTTGGCTCCGAGGGTGAGCTGAGCGTGATCGCCAGGAACCTCGGCGACTACCTGTGGCTGCTTGCCAATGGCGTCGGCCCCCTTGAGACCGTTGACGGCATCCACCGCACCACCACGCCCGTCCCCGCGCTTACCGTTCGCACGGCGCTACACCGGCGGCACGCACCGGCCCACCGCACCGGTGATCGACGCAGCCCAAGCCGAGTTCTGCGCGCTGACAACACTGTTCGACGCGACCGCGCGGTAGCTGCTGGCCGTACCCCGTTCACAGGCTCTGTGTCCCGAGGTGGGGGCGAACACATGGTCGGCAGGGGAGAGCTTCCGTCGTGGCTTGATCGGAGATGA
- a CDS encoding carbohydrate ABC transporter permease, which produces MTITPTGHPVSTGDRRSVPLISTGGRRSAPPWWFAAPALVLFAFVVLVPSARGLYYAFTDWDGLSPDFAVVGLDNFVGITRDPDARQAIWHTLVIAVSITIIQNGIGLLLALGVNTVIKSRNVLRVFLFAPAVVTPIVTAYLWRNLLGPDGAVNSLLGAVGLDSWRQDWLGDPQLALWAVVAVVVWQFAGYSMVIFLAGLQSVPKELYEAAAIDGTGPVQRFWSVVRPQLAPAFTINLMLSIIGGIKLFDQVYALTGGGPGHATDTISTLIYKDAFTLGEFGYSIALAVVLTIIVAIASTGQYTVLARNERAAS; this is translated from the coding sequence ATGACAATCACCCCGACCGGCCATCCGGTCTCCACCGGCGACCGCCGCTCGGTGCCCCTGATCTCCACCGGTGGCCGCCGCTCGGCGCCACCCTGGTGGTTCGCCGCGCCGGCGCTGGTGCTGTTCGCCTTCGTGGTGCTCGTGCCCAGCGCTCGGGGCCTCTACTACGCCTTCACGGACTGGGACGGCCTGAGCCCCGACTTCGCGGTCGTCGGACTCGACAACTTCGTCGGGATCACTCGCGACCCCGACGCCCGGCAGGCGATCTGGCACACGCTGGTGATCGCGGTGTCGATCACGATCATCCAGAACGGGATCGGGCTGCTGCTCGCGCTCGGGGTGAACACCGTGATCAAGTCCCGCAACGTGCTGCGGGTCTTCCTGTTCGCCCCGGCAGTGGTGACGCCGATCGTGACCGCCTACCTGTGGCGTAACCTGCTGGGCCCGGACGGCGCGGTCAACAGCCTGCTGGGTGCCGTCGGGCTGGACTCGTGGCGGCAGGACTGGCTGGGCGATCCTCAGTTGGCCCTGTGGGCGGTCGTCGCCGTGGTCGTCTGGCAGTTCGCCGGATACTCGATGGTCATCTTCCTGGCCGGGCTGCAGTCCGTGCCCAAGGAGCTCTACGAGGCCGCCGCGATCGACGGCACCGGGCCCGTCCAGCGGTTCTGGTCCGTGGTCCGGCCGCAGCTCGCGCCGGCGTTCACGATCAACCTGATGCTGTCGATCATCGGCGGGATCAAGCTGTTCGACCAGGTGTACGCCTTGACCGGCGGCGGACCCGGGCACGCCACGGACACCATCTCCACGCTGATCTACAAGGACGCGTTCACCCTCGGCGAGTTCGGCTACAGCATCGCCCTGGCGGTGGTGCTGACCATCATCGTGGCGATCGCCTCCACCGGGCAGTACACCGTGCTCGCCCGTAACGAAAGGGCGGCGTCATGA
- a CDS encoding beta-ketoacyl-ACP synthase III: MRGSKVVGAGHYQPAKVLSNHDLATMVDTSDEWIRSRVGIRERRIAGPAEPLDLMAAEAADAALREAGVAVEAVDLVVVATCTAVDRSPNIAARVARRLGMASPATIDINVACSGFTHALATADGAIRLGSATNAVVIGVERLSDFTDWTDRTTCVLVGDGAGAVVLTAAEQPEISPVVWGSYPDMGEAVVIEGDRKFTQAGQSVYRWATTTLPDIARQICAAAGMTPDDLGGIVLHQANLRIIEPVAQRIGATKAVVARDVTESGNTSAASIPIALSKLLQRGELQSGAPVLLLGFGGGLSYAGQIVRCP; encoded by the coding sequence GTGCGCGGTTCGAAGGTCGTCGGCGCAGGTCACTACCAGCCTGCGAAAGTGCTGTCCAACCATGACCTCGCCACGATGGTGGACACGAGCGACGAGTGGATCCGCAGTCGGGTCGGCATCCGGGAACGGCGGATCGCCGGGCCCGCCGAGCCGCTCGACCTGATGGCGGCCGAGGCGGCGGACGCGGCCCTGCGTGAGGCCGGCGTGGCCGTCGAGGCGGTCGATTTGGTGGTGGTGGCGACCTGCACGGCGGTCGACCGCAGTCCCAACATTGCCGCCCGGGTCGCACGTCGGCTCGGCATGGCGTCACCGGCGACGATCGACATCAACGTCGCCTGTTCCGGGTTCACCCACGCGTTGGCCACGGCTGACGGTGCCATTCGGCTCGGCTCGGCGACGAACGCGGTGGTGATCGGCGTGGAGCGGCTGAGTGACTTCACCGACTGGACCGACCGGACGACGTGCGTGCTGGTCGGTGACGGAGCCGGCGCGGTGGTGCTGACCGCCGCCGAGCAGCCCGAGATCAGCCCGGTGGTGTGGGGCTCCTACCCAGACATGGGCGAGGCCGTGGTGATCGAGGGCGATCGCAAGTTCACCCAGGCTGGACAGAGCGTCTACCGGTGGGCCACCACCACGCTGCCCGACATCGCCCGCCAGATCTGCGCCGCCGCCGGCATGACGCCGGACGATCTCGGCGGCATCGTCCTGCACCAGGCCAATCTGCGCATCATCGAGCCGGTCGCACAGCGGATCGGGGCGACGAAGGCCGTCGTTGCCCGCGACGTCACCGAATCGGGCAACACCTCGGCGGCGAGCATCCCGATCGCGCTGTCGAAGCTGCTCCAACGCGGAGAGCTCCAGTCCGGTGCACCGGTGCTGCTGCTGGGCTTCGGCGGAGGACTGTCGTACGCCGGGCAGATCGTCCGCTGCCCATGA
- a CDS encoding TetR/AcrR family transcriptional regulator has protein sequence MLADEGLRERLIRTGGELLDNEGPSAVSLREIARRAGVSHGAPRRYFPTHLELLSAIARDGFTDLATRANSALAEAAGDPRARLAALARVYLHFAATRRGRYELMFRHDLLESGHLRLRDTSLPLFRLLTDLVAQARPEPEPPAQVVAGALWANLHGIAQLWNWGSLTLATGATDPSALLDATLTAHLGPAA, from the coding sequence ATGCTTGCTGACGAGGGGCTACGCGAACGCCTCATCCGTACCGGCGGCGAACTACTCGACAATGAGGGCCCGTCCGCGGTGTCGCTGCGAGAGATCGCCCGACGCGCCGGCGTCTCGCACGGCGCGCCGCGCCGCTACTTTCCCACCCACCTGGAGTTGCTGTCGGCCATCGCCCGCGACGGGTTCACCGACCTCGCCACCCGGGCGAACTCCGCCCTGGCCGAGGCGGCCGGCGACCCACGCGCCCGGCTGGCCGCGCTCGCCCGGGTCTACCTGCACTTCGCCGCCACCCGCCGCGGCCGATACGAGCTGATGTTCCGCCACGACCTGCTGGAGAGCGGCCACCTGAGACTGCGCGACACCAGCCTGCCACTGTTCCGGCTTCTCACCGACCTGGTCGCACAGGCCCGGCCCGAGCCCGAGCCGCCAGCTCAGGTCGTCGCAGGAGCACTGTGGGCCAACCTGCACGGCATCGCCCAACTGTGGAACTGGGGCAGCCTCACCCTCGCGACCGGCGCCACCGATCCGAGCGCGCTGCTCGACGCCACCCTCACCGCCCACCTCGGACCCGCCGCATGA
- a CDS encoding LacI family DNA-binding transcriptional regulator, translated as MDRPAAPTRRITIIDVARHAQVSTTAVSKVLRNAYGVSPTMQAKVRQAISELGYRPNAAARAMRGQTYTIGIMLPDIRNPFFADILDGLTARIAGTDYQVLLGPGCNGEEAEARVIHAMIDRGMDGMVLVAPISTRAYLEQVAGVVPTVVVGRHGRSQTYDTVADDDLTGAALVVNHLADLGHRRIAHIEHHETTADCLAEMPNAIRAEGYRQAMRARGLADEIDIASTRYNQEGGYLGTRQLLARPVRPTAIFAGADIAALGALDAIAEAGLRVPDDISVAGYDNTTFAAFRPISLTSVDQAGHEIGADAARLLLDRIADRNRPTAQIKLSPALVVRRTTAPPPA; from the coding sequence GTGGACAGGCCCGCAGCGCCCACCCGACGGATCACCATCATCGACGTGGCACGGCACGCCCAGGTGTCGACCACCGCGGTGTCCAAGGTGCTGCGTAACGCCTACGGCGTCAGTCCCACGATGCAGGCGAAGGTGCGTCAGGCAATCAGCGAGCTGGGCTATCGCCCCAACGCCGCCGCCCGCGCCATGCGGGGCCAGACCTACACCATCGGCATCATGTTGCCCGACATCCGCAACCCCTTCTTCGCCGACATCCTCGACGGCCTCACCGCCCGGATCGCCGGCACCGATTACCAGGTGCTCCTCGGCCCCGGTTGCAACGGCGAGGAGGCCGAGGCCCGGGTCATCCACGCCATGATCGACCGCGGCATGGACGGCATGGTCCTCGTCGCACCCATCTCCACCCGCGCTTATCTCGAACAGGTCGCCGGCGTCGTACCCACCGTCGTCGTCGGCCGGCACGGCCGATCCCAGACCTATGACACTGTCGCCGACGACGACCTCACCGGCGCCGCGCTGGTCGTCAACCACCTCGCCGACCTGGGACACCGCCGCATCGCGCACATCGAGCACCACGAGACCACCGCCGACTGCCTCGCCGAGATGCCCAACGCCATTCGGGCCGAGGGCTACCGGCAGGCCATGCGCGCCCGCGGCCTCGCCGACGAGATCGACATCGCGTCCACCCGATACAACCAGGAGGGCGGCTACCTCGGCACCCGCCAGCTACTCGCCCGGCCGGTCCGGCCCACCGCCATCTTCGCCGGCGCCGACATCGCCGCCCTGGGCGCGCTCGACGCCATCGCCGAGGCCGGGCTCCGCGTGCCCGACGACATCTCCGTCGCCGGCTACGACAACACCACGTTCGCCGCGTTCCGGCCGATCTCCCTGACCAGCGTGGACCAGGCCGGCCACGAGATCGGCGCCGACGCCGCCCGGCTCCTGCTCGACCGCATCGCCGACCGGAACCGACCCACCGCTCAGATCAAGCTCTCCCCCGCCCTCGTCGTCCGCCGCACGACCGCCCCACCACCGGCATAG
- a CDS encoding suppressor of fused domain protein has protein sequence MAGLIEHLESHLGLIATGSRGDDTTPEGVQVAWFGPDVPFGGVTTLVTVGLSRRHLNLPGDGALHQELVMHVPTDDYPALAAGLLFQVAGEMVRRRTGLSHGQVIGPRGHLFPGSQTTAILAISPRYLPESFAVCHTEPAPVVFTWLVPITTSEAEVIQKFGWGTLEQAFAAQDPDLADPGRAEVALDWSGS, from the coding sequence GTGGCTGGGTTGATTGAACACCTGGAATCGCACCTCGGGCTCATCGCGACTGGTAGCCGAGGCGACGATACGACGCCGGAGGGCGTTCAGGTGGCGTGGTTTGGCCCCGACGTCCCGTTCGGCGGGGTCACGACCCTGGTGACGGTCGGGCTGTCGCGGCGTCATCTCAACCTGCCGGGTGACGGGGCCTTGCACCAGGAGTTGGTGATGCACGTTCCCACTGATGACTATCCGGCCCTGGCGGCTGGGCTGTTGTTCCAGGTGGCCGGTGAGATGGTGCGCCGCCGGACCGGCTTGTCGCATGGGCAGGTGATTGGTCCGCGCGGGCATCTCTTCCCGGGCAGCCAGACCACAGCCATCCTGGCCATCAGCCCGAGATATCTGCCGGAGTCCTTCGCCGTCTGTCACACCGAACCCGCGCCGGTGGTCTTCACGTGGTTGGTCCCGATCACCACAAGTGAAGCTGAGGTGATTCAGAAGTTCGGGTGGGGGACGCTGGAGCAGGCATTCGCGGCTCAGGATCCTGACCTGGCTGACCCCGGTCGGGCAGAAGTGGCGCTGGATTGGTCGGGCTCGTAG
- a CDS encoding suppressor of fused domain protein, with protein sequence MGESRGSGVLRHQSLHDGFVPALGPQQAFADAIDRHIEEHFGPVEFVYHEIASHLVGVHVYVVAPTEERPYRTLITSGMSDLPMTVPEGHDISPYAELMLSLPADWPLTEVAGLADEAGWPLRILKQVARLPHEYGTWIGEWHSVPNGDPAQPYATDAPFAGVVVTPMLRVPPEARTIDVGGGIRIALLALIPLHPEEIAVKVERGTDALIEVLDRGRVTELLDPRRPSYA encoded by the coding sequence ATGGGCGAGTCGCGCGGGTCAGGAGTCCTCCGTCATCAGTCGCTGCACGACGGGTTCGTACCGGCGCTAGGGCCGCAACAGGCCTTCGCCGACGCTATCGACCGACACATCGAGGAGCACTTCGGGCCCGTCGAGTTCGTCTACCACGAGATCGCCTCGCACCTGGTCGGTGTGCATGTCTATGTCGTGGCCCCGACCGAGGAACGCCCGTACCGGACGCTGATCACTTCTGGGATGAGTGATCTGCCGATGACGGTCCCGGAGGGCCACGACATCAGCCCGTACGCCGAACTGATGCTCAGCCTTCCGGCAGATTGGCCGCTGACCGAGGTAGCCGGGCTCGCCGACGAGGCCGGGTGGCCGCTGCGGATCCTCAAGCAGGTAGCTCGGCTGCCGCACGAGTACGGAACCTGGATCGGCGAATGGCATTCCGTGCCGAACGGCGATCCCGCGCAGCCGTACGCTACGGACGCCCCGTTCGCTGGAGTCGTCGTCACGCCGATGCTGCGGGTGCCGCCAGAGGCCCGGACGATCGACGTCGGCGGCGGCATCCGCATCGCGTTGCTCGCGCTGATCCCTCTGCACCCAGAGGAGATAGCGGTCAAGGTCGAACGCGGTACCGACGCACTCATCGAAGTCCTCGACCGTGGCCGCGTCACCGAGTTGCTGGACCCGCGCCGGCCCTCGTACGCCTGA
- a CDS encoding MaoC family dehydratase, protein MSTYESIAAFLKHEGEMLGTTQWQAIDQGRINAFADVTGDHQWIHVDERRALAESPFGKTVAHGAFTLSLCSAFLSELIHVNGVRLVVNGGLNKVRFRMPVLVGSRVRGVATLTQARPLSNGARVVVQVKVEIEGETKPACIADQVLVFYG, encoded by the coding sequence ATGAGCACGTACGAGAGCATCGCCGCGTTCCTCAAGCACGAGGGCGAGATGCTCGGCACTACCCAGTGGCAGGCTATCGACCAGGGCAGGATCAACGCGTTCGCGGACGTCACCGGCGACCATCAGTGGATTCACGTCGACGAGCGGCGCGCCCTTGCGGAGAGCCCCTTCGGGAAGACCGTCGCGCACGGCGCGTTCACGCTCTCGCTATGCTCCGCCTTCCTGTCCGAACTGATCCACGTCAACGGCGTCCGCCTGGTGGTCAACGGTGGTCTGAACAAGGTCCGTTTCCGCATGCCAGTGCTGGTCGGTTCGCGCGTCCGCGGTGTGGCCACGCTTACGCAGGCCCGACCCCTGTCCAACGGCGCCCGCGTGGTCGTACAAGTGAAGGTGGAGATCGAGGGCGAGACCAAGCCTGCGTGCATCGCGGACCAGGTGTTGGTGTTCTATGGATGA
- a CDS encoding GNAT family N-acetyltransferase: MVCQASRGRSVPLPFPTRLTAPLLDGELVRLEPLEHRHAADLAIAAEENRTSYRFTWMPTAGEVSDYIDAQLARAAAGSLMPSAQVAKASGRAVGATAYWDPRLWPDRDELCALEVGFTWLAASAQGSGLNTETKFLLFAHAFEQWQVARVDLKTDARNKRSRAAIERVGAQFEGVLRCWSRSWAPNEEGLLRDSAMYSILASEWPACRARLQTRLAKGH; the protein is encoded by the coding sequence ATGGTGTGCCAGGCAAGTCGCGGACGGAGCGTTCCCCTGCCATTCCCAACGAGACTGACCGCGCCGCTGCTCGACGGTGAACTTGTTCGTCTGGAGCCGCTGGAGCACCGGCACGCTGCGGACCTCGCCATAGCAGCCGAGGAAAACCGGACCTCGTACCGCTTCACGTGGATGCCCACTGCGGGCGAGGTGAGCGATTACATCGATGCGCAGCTGGCAAGGGCTGCGGCCGGGAGTCTGATGCCGTCTGCGCAGGTAGCCAAGGCGTCCGGACGCGCCGTTGGGGCGACCGCCTACTGGGATCCGCGGCTGTGGCCGGATCGCGACGAGTTGTGCGCGCTCGAGGTCGGTTTCACCTGGCTGGCTGCTTCGGCACAGGGCAGCGGGCTAAACACCGAGACCAAATTTCTGCTGTTCGCCCACGCGTTTGAGCAATGGCAGGTGGCCCGTGTCGATCTCAAGACCGACGCCCGCAACAAGCGCTCCCGCGCGGCGATCGAGCGCGTAGGAGCGCAGTTCGAGGGCGTACTGCGCTGCTGGTCCCGGTCGTGGGCACCGAATGAGGAGGGCTTACTCCGGGACTCCGCGATGTACTCCATCCTCGCCTCAGAATGGCCGGCCTGCCGGGCCCGACTACAAACACGGCTCGCCAAAGGCCACTGA